The sequence below is a genomic window from Corythoichthys intestinalis isolate RoL2023-P3 chromosome 17, ASM3026506v1, whole genome shotgun sequence.
cttacactgaggtaactgagttactaaatcaatggcgtaccgcacgcatgctatttttagaccgtgacgtcgcatcgtaaagcggaagtaaagccgaagtgggacattatagacccgccctcgcatagaaacgacgtaatttgtgctatttttcaccggtaatctttcaaaaacaaacatgccgatcacgcattgcttttttggaacttgtaaaaacgactctagacattacgacacatgaaggatgttttcttcatacgtttccggaaaccaaaaacccgggaggaaaaaatgtgaagaacgaatcaacttgcgctgactttaacaccagctcggtgaatccattcacgtttcgtatgcagtaaacattatgttgggttggcatggtctttcagaggacaaagaggtaagccatttttatatttttaacttattttttttagcgtaacgttgtgccgtactgcttctgtctgacaatgaatgacctgaaaagaattacaatggtatctgactgccactgttaccgtatatatataaaacaactttagtaagggggcagTGTAAATAAGTTATAGAATTGAGATTTgttaacaatgaaaaaattaaaagtgttcgttggctgtcactgagtagcatttgcgattgctacacaaagctaactaaattacccccaagaacggtcagagacgtaggacaaccagagggtatataagaaagacagggctgatggtaaaggatagcttgttgaaacaggagaatctcattgtcagtcgcgccgataaaaaagctaaggctatgcttaggtcggctcggtttttttttctcgtctttttcagccttcgacactcaagccatctgtttaactgaacatttttatgttcttccacatctttgccagtgaatttggcaccaggcacatcatttttggagacaattggtaggtttagctctgtaaacatctgcttcgtacacgatttccattcatttcctattggggacaaacggtggcttgtccctacttagcaacagtagctaatgtcatgaatattaatgagcggaagtgacgtgttgcttgcagtacgccattactttttgggaggagtaatttgtaactgtaactaattactttttcaaggtaagattaacaacactggcagcGATGCGGCTGGGCGATCCGACAACAGACGTCAAGGCGTGAAGCCGCTACGATAAAGCGGACTACACGGTCATCATTCCGAAAAGTCAGGGCTGTACGGACCTTAAAAGAGGCGGGGCATAACGGTGCTCACATGTCCGCCGCTGGCCAATCGGCCGGAAGACACACATGTGTACAAAAGGTCCGAGTGTGTGTAAATGGGGGCGGGCCACCTCGTAGTCTTTCTCCACGGACGCGGCGCATTAGAGATGAACAGCTCCTCTTTTGGCGAGCGCGCACATGACGCCGGCCGCGGTTGCTCATCTGACTCGCCCCTTCGTACGTTCCTTTCTTCCTTCCTCTCTGCTGATGAAGGATAGAGGgccctaaaaaaagaaaagggaaCAACATTTGACCTAATATCGCCTTTCTAGCATAAGCGCAAACTaggcctggaaaaaaaaaaaaaatctttctgcGTGCACTGCAAGTGTTGCATGCGCTACACCGACGGCCCACTCGGAATACAGGTTTCAGATGATTTCACGAGCCGAATGAAAGTTATTTTGGGGCCGGAAAGCGTCGAGTGACAGTACTTGCTCGGGTGTGTTCTTCAATAATTCAAGTCAATTGATTTTGACTACTGAGAGTCAGGCCCACCTCTGGTACCCCGCCATACCATGGCAGAGGTCAACAGGTGAAGAAGCTGCGTGTTTTTCTCAAGCAGCGCAGTCCCCCCTCCAACAGGTGGTGTAGGCCGATTATGGAGATaaaatagtgccaaaagaagtgaagttgtaaaatgaaaacttcCCCTGTAGtataaaatgacaaattttaacttgtaaaacaaacaaaaaaaccttgtattcccaaattttgcgttgtaaaataagcatgaaaaaattcaaTGTAATACATTTTTCTACAAGTTTTCCTCTGCTTGCaagggatttttttgttttacgggtgttttttttttttttttttttttgctaaaaatgaccaattacaattgcacaagttttgtcacattcttgttgAGTTTTTGGAGCCAAAAAGTTACTTGTAACCTAGttgtaaaaagaaaactttccctttaaaatgacaaattttaacatgttaaaaaaaacaacaacaaccttgCAGAACAATGTATTGCTTTGtggttttttatatttattttaaaatacaacattttcaaaagtttttttgttttgttttacaagttaaaatttgtcattttaagGCAAGATTTTCACTTTGCAACTTCACTTCTTTTGGCGCTTTTCTATCTTTATAGCCGACCTCCATGTGCTCAATTAGTCAACAAGCTTATTTAAAGACGAGGCTGCGGCCAGCTGGTGGCCATCAGCCAGCGCCAGCTAAAGACCCTGCGCCGCCATGTTGCTGCTGCTCTTTGCCGCACTTTTCTGCTGCTACTTCCTTCGATCAGGTAAAGGTGGCTGTGGTGGCCCTGTTTGACTCAagagcttttctttttgtctgACGGATGGAGGCATTTTGTTTTAGGCCACTGCTCTCCTACGCTGCTTCGGAACCAAGGTAATGTGAACGAATGTTAACCGCTTGCCTCACCTGGCTTGGCTCAGCTGGGCTGTCTTTATTGATCACTTGTCAACAATCCAACGCAGACGTGCTGGTCAAAGCGATGGAGTACATCAAGGAGAACCCAGAGACTCTCGCAGGCCAGTGAACGACGCTCCTCTCCTTTTAAAAATTCTTCATGTTCTGATCCACAATACTtgtcttttttaaatcaatcgctTGACAAAGTAGATGTAATTTCTAGAGAAATTGCACGGAATTGTTTTACGCTCTCCCAATGGTCACTTCTGTAGATTTTtgttcacttcctattcatttttgggcatttttaggtcacttccttgttaaagcaacactaggtaacttttcaacctttataaaatattttcacaacTTTTGTGAtaagtcgactgacaactagttgaatgacacctatttcatatcttgaggggggggtctgtatcactttcaccggcacaactttgaagagggtggcaggaaccctgccacaaaaaaaaataaaataaaaatgtgctgactgctttacggcatacgtcacttcccctttCCCAATTCAATTTAAAGACTGAAGTCTGCTGACTCGtttgcgcgaattctgcaaagatggctgagCAACGGACACTGTTTTGTCTGGGAAGGAAAAACGGCGGCTACCAgcttatacagaataaacattggcctggctttcactcgctggagtgcctgaaaagttaccaagtgttgctttaagtcattactagacgtcctatccattttgactgacccTCCCTCAaaacattgctgtcaatggcgctgaaacatgagcattcttaGCAGCCAATCCTATCAGTTTATATGAATTGGACAGCTATCGTTGTCAACAGAAAGCAATCTTGGGTCGCTTTTGTAAATTTTAGGGTACTAATAAGTCATCCTGTTTATCCGAGGGTATTTCCGGGTCACTACTTGTACGTTTTGGAGCTTTTTCAGTCACCCACCCCGTTGATATAGGtcgacattttttccccccagtggaTATAAATTGTAATGTTTTCACAATTTGGTGCAACTGTacattttggacaaaaatcatACCACTTTCATGCACCTGGATTCCGCGATTGTTTTTGTGTAAATCATGTGAACTGGATAAAAAAATGAGATGCATTTTGCAATTTGAACATTTGAATGTTTGCGCCATCGGAAATGAATGgagcagttttgttttttgggatgTGAAAAAACATTGCATAAATGTGTCGACAGGCTTGATGGACGATGAGGTGGCGGAGGGCGACATGCTCCTTCTGGTGAGTCTCCGTTCTTCATCTCAAGGCACGCAATTTTTGGCGAAAGCGCAAAGGTTGAGATTGGCACACCACGCAGAGTGATCGCAACGCGGTGGACAGACGTTGGCCTTCCATCAAGATCCCGTATCTGATCGACTACACGTTGGGTGGGTGAGAAAAGGCGGGGACGTTTAACAGATGACTAAACACTAATTTGCTGCAGAATACCGCAGAGCTGACATCGAGACGGCGCTGAAGATGATCTCCTTGCAAACCTGCTTGTCCTTCTACCAGCGCAGCCATGAGCCAGACTACATCTTCTTCAAAAGCGGATTCGGGTGCGACCGACGGACTTTTTTTGCTCAGTTGTAAAGTTTTCCACCACTTGCGGGCCACTGTACTAAGAAGGCTAACCTGTAGACTTTTGTAGGGGTCTCGTCCCCAGTCAGGGCTCACCGCTAGTCGGGGCCCACGAGGCAGGGTTAGCGGTCAGGGAGGGTACCAGTTCAGAAATCCTACGTCTAAATGGTGACTACGGGAAATGGTAAAGTGGGCCGAGGCCAGACCCTTGATGTATGCCTCTTCCGATGTCCTAAAAGCAATGTAAATACTCCTAGATGTAGTAGGTTTCAAAAGTGACCTCAATAGCTCTCTTAAAAGTTACTGTGTCTTTACATGATAAAACCAATCCACTCAAGTTTCAGTGATTTCCGGCGTACTGCGAGATAGCCTGCTTGAACTATCTGCTTAGCTGTTAGGCACGGTCGCTCGATTGCTTTCGGAGGACTCCTACGTCCGCCAGGTGTTGGCAGAGGGCTAGGAAAGTTTGTGCTTTGGTGCCTTACGGAGTGCTCGCTTGTTAGTGTTACTTTTGCTGCCTGATTTTTGCCCCGTTTTGATGACTAGCTTTGCTCAGGTGCGCGTCGTACGTGGGCTTTGTGGGGGGCAAGCAGGAAGTGCACGTGGACACCACCTGCCAGGTGGGCAACATCGTCCACGAGGTCCTCCACGCGCTGGGCTTTTACCACGAGCACACGCGGAAGGACCGCTACAAATACATCACCATAGTGCACAGCAACATCATGGAAGGTGCGCAAAGATGGCATGCTTGACACTTGTTGCTTTCTGGTGATACAGGATTTCTaataatgcccccccccccccccaatcaagGGCATCAAAAGAACTTCAGGATGCAAATGGGAAAAACCTTTGATCTCCCGTACGACATTCCTTCCATCATGCACTACGGCAGGTAAGCTAGGCTCACGGCGCCGGCCGGTCGAGTGCCTCGACTGACGTCACGCGACAGCAATTTCTTTTCGGCCAACGGGCAGCCCACCATCGTGGCAAAAGTCAAGAACAACCGGATGGGCCAGCGTGTGGCCATGACACCCATCGACGTCCAAAGAGTTCGTCTGCTCTACCAATGCGGTGGGCTTTTTCTTCCGGCTGTTTCGCGGAACAAATGTTCTGGACGTTAATGCTGGTCTCTTTTGCCACCCTCGTCAGACCGAGCGGACGGTATCGAGGAGCCTCAGGGGTGGAAACCTGTGGCCACGCCCGGGCATTTCTCGCATTAGCGAGAGGCTGGCGTCAGTGGATCCCCCGCAAGGGTGCGTGCTCGCCGTCGGAAGGCGCTAGAAACGGCAGCTCCACAGAAGCCCGCGTTTGAATAAAATCCCAACGTGGCAACTTTGTCTCACGATCGAGTCTTCTTCGGGCATATAGGCGGGAAGCGTCTGACGTTAATGCTTTACGCCATCTCTGGTTGTGCTTGTGACAGAACTTCCCTGGACCAGATGAGAGTGAGACTTTTGGAGTCCAGACTTCAATGAGATCAGATTGAATAATTGATACCACCTTTGAgaagaaaatgatcaaattcTCTTCCATGCACCAAATGGTCAACTCCCTTTTGGCAAGCTAGAACtcctgggtaaaaaaaaaattaaatggagaaagttaaactttaaaaaaaaaaaaaaaaaatttttttaaaatttttagtctGGAAAGATTTCTGGAAATCTGTGGATCCAGAAGCCGGCATAatgtccaggggtgaaagtgggccggaatggCCCGAAATGCCGTTCCAGTTTTTAATCTTGGGGTGGAATGATGTTTTGATCCTgtaaatatgatggcaactgtgaAACCTTCatgtttatataaaaaaaaaaaaaaaaaaaaaaaaaaaaatactgccaAGCTGCCACCGATGCATCTCaaaacaagcctaataaagtgcttgttttGTCATCCGTTTCCAATATATTTCTTCCACTTCTCCCAGCATCTGACGAGTCGAGTCAATGCACGCAGCTAACCACCCTCCCTGGCATAGGGTCCATTTggctgttcaattggctgatgtGATCAGCATGTATAGTTAACTCCGAGTGGTTCAAATGCACAAGTTttctgggacataaaaaaaaaaaggttgcttaaTGCAATAAAAGGCAATGCAATGGAAAATTGATCTTTATGAGAGTTGAAACATATTCTATTTTCTCTgaaggggaggttcagaacctcTGTTAACCCTATAGTCTGATCCCAGAAAtagttaacaaattttatttgaaAGCCTTATGTGGTTCTTATGCATGAtcaagtttttttaaatttaaaaatctaaTTTGTATCACGATACATTAAGCATAACATGCAGTTCTCGTGGTAAAACTATAAAATGAGATTGAACACAATAaggttttacatttttttttttttttttactgcaatgaggtccagaaatgtttgtctcaaatgtgatacatttgacaATACAGTACTTTGAGTAGAGCACCTGAATTTGTCGCCAGTATGGGGAAACGCCACATACAAGTAACCACTTTGAAGTGGATCACGGTCACGTGATCGAAATCTCACGTGCCGATTGAAAAGACCTTCGTATTTAAAAAGGGTATACCCACCTTAACATGAAACCCGATGTGAGGCGCCTGCCCACTTCCTATTATCTTCTAATGTTTAGTTTTTGGAAACGAACGGGGGCCTGAAATTATACATTGGGAGGCAGGATTTTTGGGATAGTAAATGTTATAACAAAGTTATCAGGAAATTATTGATAAATTAATGTTATGCGAATCCAATTAAGAGGATATGTTTTGAAATTATTTGAGATTGATAAGATTAAAAGTATACGGAAAAATTGTTTCATTTCTGGTGCCTCCTAAAGCTAAGGTGGTCCAGTTccaaattttaaatgaaatttacACACCGAAAGAATTTTTAAGATTGAAATTTGGTTTTGAAGCGAATAACTGTACTTTTTTTCGATGTGGATTTAGAAAATTTAagtcatatattttttcactgcaaTGTTCATTCCTTCTGGAGTCAGTTAAACGAATGGTTTCAATCTAAGAATATTGATGTACCCCTGACAGAAGAAACAATTTTATTTGGTGTTTATCTAAAGGATAAAACAATTagaatttgttttaaatgtaatATTGCTTATGAggaaatttttttgttcataagTGTAGGTTTTTTGAAACCAAACTGTATGGCTCACTGGAGAAATTATTTCTCTATATATTGCAAAGTCTTGAATGTGATCGATGGGAAGGCCCatcatttgttttctttattcaaacattttaagttgATTTAGTAAGTACTCtcgcaaaagaaaaaagttgattttttgtttacttttgtgtttgttgtgttggttgttgttgtcgttgctATTGGTTGTTCGGGTATGCTCAATCTATAATATTgta
It includes:
- the LOC130905597 gene encoding astacin-like metalloendopeptidase isoform X1; the encoded protein is MLLLLFAALFCCYFLRSGHCSPTLLRNQDVLVKAMEYIKENPETLAGLMDDEVAEGDMLLLSDRNAVDRRWPSIKIPYLIDYTLEYRRADIETALKMISLQTCLSFYQRSHEPDYIFFKSGFGCASYVGFVGGKQEVHVDTTCQVGNIVHEVLHALGFYHEHTRKDRYKYITIVHSNIMEGHQKNFRMQMGKTFDLPYDIPSIMHYGSNFFSANGQPTIVAKVKNNRMGQRVAMTPIDVQRVRLLYQCDRADGIEEPQGWKPVATPGHFSH
- the LOC130905597 gene encoding astacin-like metalloendopeptidase isoform X2, producing the protein MLLLLFAALFCCYFLRSGHCSPTLLRNQDVLVKAMEYIKENPETLAGLMDDEVAEGDMLLLSDRNAVDRRWPSIKIPYLIDYTLEYRRADIETALKMISLQTCLSFYQRSHEPDYIFFKSGFGCASYVGFVGGKQEVHVDTTCQVGNIVHEVLHALGFYHEHTRKDRYKYITIVHSNIMEGHQKNFRMQMGKTFDLPYDIPSIMHYGSPPSWQKSRTTGWASVWP